In Streptomyces liangshanensis, the DNA window GGTGTCGGTGGTGTTGGCGACGGCCACCTTGGAGCCCGAGGGGGCCACCGCCGCGTCGCCCGGGGCGAGTTCGGCCGTCTCGGTGTCGATGGTGAGGCGCAGGCGGCCGGACAGGACGTAGAACGTCTCCTCCTCGCTGATCACATGGGCCGGAGCCACCGTTCCCGCCGGGACCTCGCCCCGCCAGGAGGCCAGCTCCCGGCTGCCGGTGGCGGGGCGGACGTACGAGACGAAGCGGGTGCCGTGGATCTCGTGCACGACGGCCTCGTCGGCGCGGATGAAGGGCATGTGGGCAGCTCCTTAGGGTGAGATAGGCAA includes these proteins:
- a CDS encoding cupin domain-containing protein, which produces MPFIRADEAVVHEIHGTRFVSYVRPATGSRELASWRGEVPAGTVAPAHVISEEETFYVLSGRLRLTIDTETAELAPGDAAVAPSGSKVAVANTTDTPTHIWVTTSVGLTARLADGSTISPPWAR